One window of the Eucalyptus grandis isolate ANBG69807.140 chromosome 6, ASM1654582v1, whole genome shotgun sequence genome contains the following:
- the LOC104449339 gene encoding meiotic recombination protein DMC1 homolog: MLSSLKAEEQSLLPIVEREDVGDEEDLFQTIDKLISQGINAGDVKKLQDAGIYTCNGLMMHTKKHLTGIKGLSEAKVDKICEAAEKIVNFGYITGSDALLKRKSVVRITTGSQALDELLGGGIETLAITEAFGEFRSGKTQLAHTLCVTTQLPTHMRGGNGKVAYIDTEGTFRPDRIIPIAERFGMDPGAVLDNIIYARAYTYEHQYNLLLGLAAKMSEEPFRLLIVDSVIALFRVDFTGRGELAERQQKLAQMLSRIIKIAEEFNVAVYMTNQVIADPSGGVFISDPKKPAGGHVLAHAATIRLMFRKGKGEQRVCKMFDAPNLPEAEAVFQITPGGIADAKD, translated from the exons ATGCTTTCATCTCTCAA AGCCGAAGAGCAGAGCCTGCTGCCGATCGTGGAACGAGAAGACGTCGGCGACGAAGAAGACCTGTTCCAAACGATCGACAAAC ttatTTCTCAGGGAATAAATGCTGGAGATGTGAAAAAGCTCCAGGATGCAGGAATCTACACTTGTAATGGCTTGATGATGCATACAAAGAAG CATTTAACTGGAATAAAAGGATTATCTGAGGCAAAAGTTGACAAGATATGTGAAGCAGCTGAAAAGATAGTG AATTTTGGCTATATTACTGGAAGTGATGCTCTGCTCAAA AGAAAGTCGGTTGTTCGCATCACAACTGGAAGCCAAGCCCTCGATGAGCTTTTAGGCG GTGGTATTGAAACTCTGGCTATTACAGAAGCATTTGGTGAATTTCG GTCTGGGAAAACACAACTTGCACATACCCTGTGTGTTACTACTCAG ctGCCAACTCACATGAGAGGAGGAAATGGCAAGGTAGCTTATATCGACACAGAAGGAACTTT TCGCCCTGATCGAATCATACCAATTGCTGAGAGATTTGGAATGGATCCTGGTGCGGTCCTAGATAAT ATCATTTATGCCCGTGCCTATACTTATGAGCATCAGTACAACTTGCTTCTTGGTTTGGCTGCCAAAATGTCTGAAGAACCATTTAGGTTACTG ATCGTGGATTCAGTGATCGCTCTCTTCCGAGTGGATTTTACTGGAAGAGGAGAACTTGCAGAGCGCCAG CaaaaattagcacaaatgctCTCACGTATAATTAAGATAGCTGAGGAATTTAACGTCGCAGTCTACATGACCAACCAAG TCATAGCTGATCCAAGTGGTGGCGTATTCATAtcagacccaaagaaaccagcAGGTGGGCATGTTCTGGCTCATGCAGCCACAATTAGGTTGATGTTTAGGAAAGGCAAAGGTGAGCAGCGCGTTTGCAAGATGTTTGATGCCCCCAACCTCCCCGAAGCAGAGGCT GTTTTTCAGATAACACCAGGAGGGATAGCTGATGCAAAGGACTAG